GGAATGGATCGATCGACGCACCCGGCTCATCTCCCAGTGGAAGTGCCCCGTACTGCTGCTCCAGGGGGCCGACGACCCTCTCCAGCCCCGCGAGTTCTACACCGATCCCGACGTGGTGGCGAAGCTCCCGGAAGGCAGCGATGTGCATCTCTTCGACTCGGGCCACTTCTGGCCCTTCGAAGCCCCTGAAGAAATGGCCGCCGTCCTTCGGGACTTCCTCGGCTGACCTCCGCTCCAATGCCCTGAGAAGGAGGTCGGCCGGCTCTCCGCGGTCGCGGTCGTCGGCCCGGGTGTGCCGGGGCGGTTGCACACCTCGCCCCGGCACCGACCCGCCCCTACTCGTCGCGCAGGCGGGTCGCCAACGACGTCAGTGCCTCGGCCTCCTCCGTGTGGCCCAAAGCCGTCAACAGGTCGATCGCTGCGTCGAGGCGGATCAGGGCAGGAGCGGGGCGTTCCAGGTAGAGGCCCTCCACTGCGCCTGCGAGGCGGACGCACTCGGCCCATTCGCCGGCGTCGTCGTCCTGGTTCGGGTCGCCGAGCAGCGCGAGAGCCTTGTCCAGGGCGATGAGGGCTTCCTCGTACTCGCCGGCGTAGGCCGCCACCCGTCCGTGTTCGTATGCCAGGGCGGTTTCCAGGGAGCGGCCGTGGGTCTCGAACTCGGCGGTGCGCGCCTCGTCGGCGATTCGGCCGGCCTCCGTGAGGAAGGCGCGGGCGCTGTCCAGGCCGTGCGGGCCCTGCTGTTGGGCCTGGAGGCGGGCGAGTTCGCGCAGGCTGTTGCTGAGGTGCTCGTAGCGCGGGGCGCGGGCGTGAGCGGCGAGTGCCTGGTCCGCGGCCTCGCGGGCCCGGTCGAACTCGCCTGACTCGCCAAGGAGTACGGCCGTCTCCGCGGCGATCATCGCGTGGCTTCCCGGGTCGTCGTCCCAGCCCGCCGACTCGGCGGCGAGGGCGACGAACTCCGCCGTGGCGGCCTTGAGGTCCTCCCCCGCGTGCAGCGCGCGGGCACGGGTGAGGCGCAGTTGGGCGACCAGTCGGTCGTCGACTTCGCCAGCGGCCACGTCCGGCTCCGCGAGCAGCGAGTCGAGCAGGGCTATGCAGTCCTCGACGCGGCCCAGGTCGAGGCTGAGCTGAGCCGCGTTGCTGTAGGTGCAGTACGCGTCCGTACGGCTGCCTTGGCGTAGCTCCAGTTCCGCCGAGCGCGTCAGGTGGTGCAGGGCCTCATCGGGGCGGCCGAGGTGCATGACGGCTTCGGCCAGGTCGCCGTGCAGACGGGCGGTGCCCACCGCGTCGGCGGGCCATTCGGCGGCCAGGCGCAGGCCTTCGGCCAGGTCCGCCTGAGCGGCCTGCGCGTCGTGGAGAGCGAGCTGGAGCCGGCCGCGCAGGCCGAGCGTGCGGGGCAGGTGCCAGGCGGGGCCTTCCGACTTCAGCCGGTCCAGGAGTGCGTCGATCTCGGTGACCGCGGCGGGCAGGTCGCCGGAGAGGGCGTGCGTGCTGGTCCGCAGCAGCAGCGCGCCCGACACCTGTACGGCGATGTCGTGCTCGGTGGCGAACGCGAACAGCTTGTCGACCTCGGCCTGAACCGGGGCTGCGTGCTCCTCGCTCCTCGACGTCTGGAGGCGCAGGCCGAGTGCGGTGGCCCGGAGGCGGAGGAGGCGGGCCTCCTGGGACGGAGTGAGGTCGGGGGTCTCCTCGTACAGGCGGACCATGGACGCGTGGGCCGCGGTCAGCGCGGCGGCCTTCGGGTCGGTTGCGTCGACGTCCTCCCCGGCGTTCTCCGAGGGCGCGTCCGTGCTCTGGGTGGCGTTCTCGGCCGGTACGTCGGCGTCCTGCCCGGCGTTCCCGGCCGGTACCTCGGCGCCCTCCGCGGCCTTCCCAGCGGACGCATCCGCCACAGCCTTCTCGGCCACCGCAAGGAGCGCACAGGCCCGAGCCACCGCCGCCTGCCCCGCCTCCCCGGCGTCGTCGTACAGAGCCGCGGCCTCCTCGTGGAGGTCGGCGGCGTCGGTGAACTCGTCCTTGTCGCCCGCCCGGCTCGCCTCCTCGGCCAGCAGGTCGGCACGCAGCCGCACGAGCGGGCCGACGGCCGGGTCGTCGGGGTGGGTGTAGTCGCGGGCGGCGACGAGGGTGCGCAGGCGCGCCCAGCAGGCCTGTGCGTCCGGGTGGCCCTGCTCGTCCAACGCCCGTGCGCGGACGATCAGTTCGGGGAGCGCGTCGGGGACTGCGGCGGCCGTACGGGAGGTCGGCGCGGTCGCCGGGACGGCAGCGGCCGGGGCCACGTCGTCCAGGGCGCGGGCGCGCAGGGTCAGTTCCAGTGTGTCCACGAGCGGGGCGCGGTCGAGGCGGGCCCGGCGGCGGTCGGCGTGGGCCGTGGTTCCGTTGCGGGCGTCGAAGCGGGCGGCGAGGTCGTCGGCGCGACGGCGTACCTCGGCGCGCAGGTCGGCCACCGTCCAGGTGCGGCCGGCGTAACCGGCGGCGGGCAGTTCGCCGTGGCCGAGGCTCTCGACGCGCTGGAGGAGGACCTCCGCTCCGGTGAGGAAGCCGAGCTGATCGAGCGGCGAGTCGACCTCGTCGAACATGATCCGGTTCTCGGCGAGCAGTTCCAGGCCTCGGGCTTCGTTGCCGGTCAGCGCGCAGAACTCCAGGTGCCGGCCGACCTCCTGGGACATGGAGGGGTTGCGGCGGCAGCCGCGGTAGCCGGCGAGGTGCAGTTCCCGGGCCCGGTCGGTGCGGCCGGTGCGCAGCAGGGGCAGCAGCGCGTACGACACGGAGCGGGCCGGCTCCTCCTGGCAGGACTCCTTGCCGGCCAGCACGGGTTCCCACACGCTCAGCGCCCGCTCGTCGTCGCCCTCCATGAGGTGGTACAGGGCGCGTTCGCAGATCTCACAGGCCTCGCAGTCGCTGAGCTGGGTGCGGGTGCGGCTCGCCCACAGCTCGTAGGCGGGGGTGGCGCCCTCGCCCAGGTGGGCGGCGAGCTGGTAGGCCTGCCCGTAGTAGGGCTGGAGGCCGAGGTCCGCCTTCTCGTACCGGTCGCGCATCTCCGTCAGCCACTGGCGCAGTCCGGTCAGCGGTACCTCGGGCAGCTGGCGCAGGGCGTGGCCGACCCACTTGAAACGCCAGAACAGCAGGTGGCGCAGGCGGTCGTCGAACACGTCGGGCTGCTCGTCGAAGAGATTGAGCAGGCGGGCGAAGACGACGGGCGACTTCCGGGGTTCGGAGCCGTAGGTGTACGCCTCCTGGAGTTCGAGGAGGGCGTGGACCAGCGCGCGGGGCTCGTCGAACTGCTCGGCGGCGTCGACGAGTTCCTCGGCTGTGACGGTGCGGGTGCGGCCGTAGGGGCGCCGGTCGTTCTCCTGGAGCGCCTGGTACAGCTCGTCGGTGTTCTGGGGTGCGGTCGGCATCGTCAGCTGTCCTTGCGGAGGGCGTGGGCGAGAAGGTCGAGGAAGGAGCGGTTGATCAGGCTCGACTCGGCGGGCCTGAGGGGACGTCGGGACAGCATCACGGCCTGCCCGTAGAGGGCTTCGGCGCTGGTGCGGGCCAGCTCGGGCTCGTCGATGGCGACGGCGGTGCGGACCAGCGGGTTGAGCTGGTTGAGGATCAGCTGGGCCCGCGGTGCCTCCTGGCGCAGCGCGCCGAGGATGTCGCCCCACAGTCCGCCCTCCTGCTCGCGGGCGAGCCGGGAGCGGGTGCGTTCGTGCCGGGCCTCGCGGCTGTCGACGAGGAGGGCGGGGGCGGACGCGGGCTGGAAGGTGCGCAGGGCGACGTCGCAGTCGAAGACGGCGAGCGCGTCGCGGGCCTGCGCCAGGTAGGGCGCGGCGGCGAGTTCCGTCTCCCGGTCCACGGGGTCGAGGTGGGCGGTGAGGGTCGCCGGGTCGAGGTCGGCGACACTGACCTCCGGCCTGATCTCGGGCATCCGGTGGACCAGTTCACGGTCGTAGGTGTAGCCGCCGTTGACGACTCCGAGTCCGGCGGCCGAGGCGATCGCCGCGACCTGCCGGAACTCCTCCACGCTGGACGTCACGAGCACGGTGCGGTGGGTGCGTGCGAACTCGTCGAGGGTGGTGTGCCCGTCGGTGGTCTCGAACGGCAGCCAGGGCAGCAGCATCCGCAGGATCTCGTCGTCGTGCACCGCGAGCGACTTCACGGCCAGATGGTGGGTCTGGAGGAAGCGGCCGAGCAGGTCCGGGTCGCTGGCGGCGGCACGGGCGATCCACTCGCGCAGCCGCTCGGCGAGGGCGTCGCGGACGGCGGCGAGGGTGGCGTCCTCGTAGAGGGACTCGCGGGACGCCGTCGGGCGCAGGCTCTCCGCGTCGACGACGCAGCGTACGAAGAACGCCCACTCCGGCAGGATCTCCTCGGCCTGCTCGGACAGCAGCATGCCCTTGACGTGCACGCGGTGGCCGTGGCGACGTCCGGCGGGCACCGCTTCGGGCAGCACACACGCGATGCCCTTCAGGCCGACGGCCGGCAGGTCCAGTTCGATGGTGTCGAGCGGGGTGAACCCGAAGACCTCCTCGCCGTACGCCGCCAGCGCACGGGACCTGGCTCCCGGCGTGGGGAAGCTGCGCGCCCAGGGCGCCGGCTCGGGATTGACGGGCGCGGCCGCGCCGCCCGAACCGTCGTCGAAGGTCACCGGGTGGCGCAGCAGCGAGCCGAAGTGCCGGGCCAGCGCGTGCACCTGCTGCGGGCGCGTCCATTCGCCCGCGTCGGACCGCGGGGTCAGGGTGACGGTGGTGCCCGGTCGGGGGCGGTCGGAGGCGGGCAGGGTACGGACGGTGTAGCTGCCGTCGCCGCGTCCGCGCCACTCCACGGCGGGGGCGTCGGGGGTGCGGGCGGAGCGGCTGAGGACGTGGATCTCGTCGGCGACCAGGAAGCAGGACAGCAGGCCGATGCCGAACTGGCCGATGAAGTCGGCGCGTTGCTCGGCGATCCTCCCCCAGCCTCGAATTGGCTCGGCCGGGGGCACCCCCATCGCGCGCTTGCTGCTGCGGCCGATCGTGGCGAGGAACGTGTGCACGTCGGCCTCGGTGAGACCGACGCCGTCGTCCTCGACGCGTACGACCTTGCCGTCGGCGTAGAGGCGGATGCCGAAGTCGCCGTGGGGCTCGACGGCGTGCCGTGCGGTGAGGGCGTCGACCGCGTTCTGCAGGAGTTCGCGCAGGTAGACGCGAGGGCTGGAGTAGAGGTGATGGGAGAGGAGGTCCACCAGGCCGCGGAGGTCGACCTGGAAGGTGCGGTCGGTGGCGGCGTGGTCGGCGGAGGTGTCGCGCAAGGGCATGGGGCAGTCCGGGGTGAAGGGAACGGCAGGGGTGGGCGGTGGTCCGTGGGACCGGCCGAGGGCGGGCGGTGACGGTGTGACCGAGAAACCGACGTGGCCAAGTGGCCGGTGCGGACGGGTGGCTGATGCGGACGGGTGGCCGGGTTGCCGGTGCGGCCGTGTGGCCGGGGGCCGGGTTGCTGGTGCGGCCGGGTGGCCAGGTGGCCGGTGCGGTCAGTGAGGCCGGTGCGACCGGTGCGACCGGTGCAGCCAGTGCGGCCGGGGCGGTCAGAAGGCCTTGCGGAAGCGCGCGTACGCCTTCTCCGGCGCCGCCATGAAGGTCCACGGCCACTCGGTGATCACACCGTTCAGCTCGCGGAAGACATTGGAGGCCTTGCTGCTGCCCGCCAGCGAGAGGGCCATGGCGAAGATGTTGTAGTCGCCCTGCCAGCCCAGGCGGCGCTCGTACGCGTGGTGCAGGATGCTGCGCTCCGCGGCCTCCCTCAACTCGGTCCGGATCCGGGGCTGCTGGAGGCAGTCGCGGTCTTCGGACTCCACCCACTCCTCGATACGTGCCATGGCGACGACACAGCCGAGCCGGTGCCCGTCGGGCGCGGCGGCGAAGGCCTTCTGGGCGAACTCCGTGGCCTGGCCCGGCTCTCCGCCCCAGCGGGGCTGGAGGTGCGACACCCACTCCAGGTGGAGGTCAAGGTTCAGCGGATCACGGCGCAGACCCGCCGCGAGCCGGGCCTCCTGGACGCTGTCGTCGAGAGACATGCCGCGTCCCGAGGTGAGCAGATGGCGCCACGGCGTGACCCAGTCGGGCCGCAGCTCGGCGGCCTCTAGCAGGTGCTCCTCGGCGATGCGCAGCCGCTCGTAGAACGTCTGCCACTGGTCACGGCTGACGTCCACGGCTCGGGCGGACGTACGCGCCTCCCAGCCCCAGGAGACATGGCGCGCGCCCGATATGAGCAGGGCGGTCGCCCGGAGCTCCGTGTCGCCCTTGTCCTCGTCGGCGGCCCGGACGATCCACTCCTCCACACCGTCCACGACGGCCAGTTGCCCGAGGACCGCCTGCTCACGGCCGAGGTCGAAGGGGGCCAGCGCCGCCTTCACCGCCGGCCAGTCACCCGCGTCGGCGGCCTCGACCAACGCGAGCACCCGCGTGTCCCCCAGGGCACGCAGCGCGTACGTCCCGTGCTTCTGCTTGCGTGCGGGAAGGACATGCGGATCCGCCGCCGGTCTCTCCGCGTCCCTACCGAACAGCTTGCCGAACATGCCGCGCCCTCCCCTGGGTCCCGCGTGATCATCTGGGGCAGCATAAACGGCACCACCGACACCGCTTCCACAGGGTTTTCACCCGGGCTCCACGGCATGGGTGCAGTCGCCCCCCGCCTTCCCGGTCACGCCGAGAAGCGACCGCACCCGTCCAGCGCTCGCAGCGCCTCCTCGGCCACCGCACGGGTCTCCGCCTGCGAGGCGCCCGCGGCGAGGGCGGTGAGCCGGGCGCGCAACCGCTGCTCGTCCCGCGGCCGGGTGCCCGTGCTCACCACCCAGTGGGCCAGGCCCTCGGCGGCGTGGTGGCGGACCGTCTCGTCCGGGTCGTCGAGGGCGCGGACGAAGCGGGCGAGGTCGTGTTCGGTGTCCCCGTCGGTGGCGTTGTGCGTGTCGAGGAGCGACAGCGCGGCGGCACGGACGTCGGCCGAGGGGGTCCGGTCCACGATCCGCCGGAGCCCTGGCAGTGCCTCCGCCAGACCGATGAGCGCGTTGTGCGTCTGCCAGACCGTGTCCGGGTCGGCGGCGAGGTGGTCCACCAACGCCCGTGCCACGGAATGGCGTTCCCAGAAGCGCAGCCCATCGGCGACCAGCGTGTCCAGGCCCGTTACCGCACCCGCGCGCACAACACCGTCGGGGTCGTCCAGCAGCGGAAGCAGCAGCCACACGGCGTCCCAACGCCCCGCCTGCCCGATGCCCTTCGCGGCGTCCGCACGCGTACGGCCGAGCAGCGCGCCGTCCGTCACGGCCGTACGCAGCACATGGACGGCCACCCGTGTCCCTACGGCTCCGAGCGCGGCCGCCGCCGACGACCCGGCGGCGGCATCGCCGAGCCATCGGATCGCCGGTCCGGTCACCCGCTCGTCGCCCCGTTCGGCGAGCAGCCGTATCAGCAACTCCGCGACACCGGCGTCCTGTTCGGCCTCCAGCGCCTCGGCCAAGGCGTCCCGGCTCCGTTTGTCCTCCATGTCGGCCAGTCGGCGGGCCACCGTGCTCCGCACCTGAGGCGCTTCGTCTCTCAGGCCCGTCACGAGCGAATCGCGGATGCGCTCGGTCCACTGTTCCGGGAGCAGTTCGAGAGCCAGCACGCGAGCGTCCGCCGTGCCCTGCTCCGCCGTACGGACCAGCTCGGCGCCGACGGCCGGGTCCTTGCGGAAGTCGAACACCAGGCTGCGGGCGCGCCCCCACACGGCCCAGTCCGGGTCCCCCAGAAGCGCCAGGAGCGCGCCGACATCACCGGGCACGCCCAGCGCTCGCAGGCCGTCCAGGGCGTTGATCCGCAGGTGGTGATCGGGGTCCCGCAGCAGACGAGAGAAGGCGTCCACGATCGCCGGCCCGTCGAGCCCGAGCAGGATCGCGGAGCGCGAGGCCCGGCGCCGTACCCAAGGATCCTCGTCGCCCATCAGGCCGGGAAGAACCGCGTGGCCTGCCTCGGCCACCCCGAGGCGGCCCAGTCCCGCGGCCACGCCCTCACGCACCTCGGCCGCCCGGTCATCGGCGAATCCGACGAGCACCCAGGCGTGCTCGTCCCGCCCGATCCGGCCCAGCCCTTTCGCCGCGGCGGCGCGCCGCCAGGTGTCGCCGTCCTCCAACTCCCTTAGGAAGAAGGCGATCTGCTGCTGCGATCCCATGAACACCCCGATGAGTCAGACCAGCGAGCGGGCCGGAGGTTGTACCGGGGCGCGGTCGGTGGGCCGAAGGGGTGGGGTTGCCGCTGTCAGCTCGGCGGGACGGGGAAAAGCATGCAGCTGCTGGTGGCGTGGGCCAGCAGACGGTCGTCGGAATCGAGCAGTTCGGCCTGGGCCAGGGCGGTGCGGCGACCGTGGTTGAGTACGGTGCCGACGGCCCGGACCTTGCCGCTGTCGACGGTGATCGGGCGCAGGAACTTCACGTTCAGGTCGAGCGAGGTGTACCCCATGCCGGCCGGGAGCACGGACTGCACGGCACAGCCGGCGGCCGAGTCCAGGAGCGTGGCGTAGACGCCGCCGTGGACGCTGCCGATGGGGTTGTAGTGCTCCTCCCCCGGCGCCAGGGCGAACACGGCGTGACCGAACTCGACCTGGTCCAGGGTGAAACCCAGGGTCGCGGCGATGGGCGGGGCGGGCAGGCGTCCGCTCAGCACCTTGCGCAGGAAGTCGAGGCCGCTCTCCTGGCCGACGTCGGCCGCGGAAATGCTCGGATCCTGCCACTCGTATGTGCGTGACCTCGTCATACGTCTGTTCCTCCCCGTCTGGCTTCGATAATCGAAGTTAGCCGTGCGGGGAGCTGGCTGTCAATGGCGAAGCCAGCCTACGATGGCGTCATGACCTGGTTGGAGACGAGCACCGAGAACTGCACGGTGCAGCGCACCCTCGATCTGATCGGCGAGAAGTGGTCGCTGCTCGTGCTGCGCGACGCCATGAACGGCGTGCGCCGCTTCGACGACTTCCGCCGGCACGTGGGGCTGTCGGAGGCGGTACTGGCGGACCGGCTGCGCAAACTGGTCGCCGCCGGGGTCCTGGAGACCGTGCCGTACCGCGAGGCGGGCCACCGGACCCGGCACGAGTACCGGCTCACCGGCAAGGGCTGGGAACTGTGGCCGGTGATGATCGCCCTGAAGCAGTGGGGGGACCGGCACACGGCTGACGCCGAGGGGCCGCCGCTGGAGGTCCTCCACCGTGACTGCGGTGCACCCGTGGAGGCTGTCGTCGTCTGCACCGGCGATCACGAGCCTCTCACCCCGCGGCAGGCCTGCACACGGCCTGGTTCCGCGGCACACACCTTGTGACCGGACGACCGCGAGGACTGTTCTCGAGGAGCGGGGCGCTGGCCGGCCGTGTCGGTCGTCCGTCAGGGCTGTCGGTCCGATATCGGTGGCTCGTCGGCGGGGCTTGGCACCTTTCAGGGACAGCCGGCCGGAGCACACCGGTCGGCCCGATCCCGAAGGAGCGACCATGCATACTCCCGTCACGGTCATCGGCGCCGGACTCGGCGGCCTCACCCTGGCCCGCGTCCTGCTCGTCCACGGAATCCCGGCCACGGTCTACGAGGCCGATCCCTCCCCGTCGGCGCGTACGCAGGGTGGAATGCTCGACATCCACGACTACAACGGGCAGCTCGCCGTCGAGGCGGCCGGTCTGATGGACGAGTTCCACGCCATCGTCCTGGAGGGCCGCCAGGCGATGCGGGTCCTCGACCGGGACGGGACCGTCCTGTTCGAAGAAGCCGACGACGGCACGGGCGGACGCCCCGAGGTGATGCGCGGCGAGCTGCGGCAGATGCTGATCGACTCGCTGCCGGCCGGCACGGTCCGGTGGGGGCACAAGGTCACCGGCACGCGCGCCCTGGGCGAGGGTCGTCACGAGGTGACGTTCGCCGACGGCACCACTGTCACCGCCGACCTGCTGGTCGGCGCGGACGGTGCGTGGTCACGGGTGCGGCCGCTGCTGTCCGCCGCCACGCCCGAGTACGCCGGGACATCGGTCGTGGAGACCTACCTCTACGACGCCGACACCCGGCATCCCGCCGCTGCGAAGGCGGTGGGTGGCGGTTCGATGATCGCGCCTTCGCCGGGCAGGCAGTTCTTCGCGCACCGGGAGAGCGGCGACACCCTGCACATCTATGTGGCGCTGGCCGAGCCGCTGGACTGGTTCGCCGCGATCGACTTCACCGATCCCGAATCGGCGACCGCACGGATCGCCGCGGAGTTCGCCGACTGGGCGCCGGAGCTCACCGCGCTGATCACCGACACGGACACCGCGCCGGTCCTGCGCCCGCACTACGCCCTGCCGACCGACCACAGGTGGGACCGGGTGCCCGGGGTCACGCTGCTCGGCGACGCCGCCCACCTCGCCATCCCGAACGGCGAAGGCGCCAACCTCGCCATGCTCGACGGCGCCGAACTCGGCAGGGCCATAGCCGCGCGCCCCGACGACATCGAGGCCGCGCTCACCGAGTACGAGCAGGTCATGTTCCCGCGCAGCGCCGAGATCGCCGCGTCCGAGGACGCCGAGATCCACCGGGTCGACTCGGAGGCCAACACGGCCCAGGGCCTGATCGACATGTTCTTCGAGAAGGGTCAGTGAGCAGCTCGAAGAATCAGGACGGGGATTCCTCCTCGGCCTTCCAGCCCCAAGCGGTGAGCATGCCGCCGGACAGGGCGGCGCACTCGTCGGAGTCCAGGTAGCGGACGCCCGCGTCCACGGCCGCGTCGTCGACCAGACCGGTGGCGAGCATCGCCGCCCTGCTCCGCTTCCAAGTGTCCGCCCAGAACCGGCTGATGGGACTCCCCGGCACCAGAGGCGGCACATGGATCTCGGCGGCGGCGGACTCAAGTCCCGTCCCACG
The DNA window shown above is from Streptomyces chartreusis and carries:
- a CDS encoding HSP90 family protein, whose product is MPLRDTSADHAATDRTFQVDLRGLVDLLSHHLYSSPRVYLRELLQNAVDALTARHAVEPHGDFGIRLYADGKVVRVEDDGVGLTEADVHTFLATIGRSSKRAMGVPPAEPIRGWGRIAEQRADFIGQFGIGLLSCFLVADEIHVLSRSARTPDAPAVEWRGRGDGSYTVRTLPASDRPRPGTTVTLTPRSDAGEWTRPQQVHALARHFGSLLRHPVTFDDGSGGAAAPVNPEPAPWARSFPTPGARSRALAAYGEEVFGFTPLDTIELDLPAVGLKGIACVLPEAVPAGRRHGHRVHVKGMLLSEQAEEILPEWAFFVRCVVDAESLRPTASRESLYEDATLAAVRDALAERLREWIARAAASDPDLLGRFLQTHHLAVKSLAVHDDEILRMLLPWLPFETTDGHTTLDEFARTHRTVLVTSSVEEFRQVAAIASAAGLGVVNGGYTYDRELVHRMPEIRPEVSVADLDPATLTAHLDPVDRETELAAAPYLAQARDALAVFDCDVALRTFQPASAPALLVDSREARHERTRSRLAREQEGGLWGDILGALRQEAPRAQLILNQLNPLVRTAVAIDEPELARTSAEALYGQAVMLSRRPLRPAESSLINRSFLDLLAHALRKDS
- a CDS encoding HEAT repeat domain-containing protein; its protein translation is MGSQQQIAFFLRELEDGDTWRRAAAAKGLGRIGRDEHAWVLVGFADDRAAEVREGVAAGLGRLGVAEAGHAVLPGLMGDEDPWVRRRASRSAILLGLDGPAIVDAFSRLLRDPDHHLRINALDGLRALGVPGDVGALLALLGDPDWAVWGRARSLVFDFRKDPAVGAELVRTAEQGTADARVLALELLPEQWTERIRDSLVTGLRDEAPQVRSTVARRLADMEDKRSRDALAEALEAEQDAGVAELLIRLLAERGDERVTGPAIRWLGDAAAGSSAAAALGAVGTRVAVHVLRTAVTDGALLGRTRADAAKGIGQAGRWDAVWLLLPLLDDPDGVVRAGAVTGLDTLVADGLRFWERHSVARALVDHLAADPDTVWQTHNALIGLAEALPGLRRIVDRTPSADVRAAALSLLDTHNATDGDTEHDLARFVRALDDPDETVRHHAAEGLAHWVVSTGTRPRDEQRLRARLTALAAGASQAETRAVAEEALRALDGCGRFSA
- a CDS encoding PaaI family thioesterase; this encodes MTRSRTYEWQDPSISAADVGQESGLDFLRKVLSGRLPAPPIAATLGFTLDQVEFGHAVFALAPGEEHYNPIGSVHGGVYATLLDSAAGCAVQSVLPAGMGYTSLDLNVKFLRPITVDSGKVRAVGTVLNHGRRTALAQAELLDSDDRLLAHATSSCMLFPVPPS
- a CDS encoding winged helix-turn-helix transcriptional regulator, yielding MTWLETSTENCTVQRTLDLIGEKWSLLVLRDAMNGVRRFDDFRRHVGLSEAVLADRLRKLVAAGVLETVPYREAGHRTRHEYRLTGKGWELWPVMIALKQWGDRHTADAEGPPLEVLHRDCGAPVEAVVVCTGDHEPLTPRQACTRPGSAAHTL
- a CDS encoding FAD-dependent oxidoreductase, with the protein product MHTPVTVIGAGLGGLTLARVLLVHGIPATVYEADPSPSARTQGGMLDIHDYNGQLAVEAAGLMDEFHAIVLEGRQAMRVLDRDGTVLFEEADDGTGGRPEVMRGELRQMLIDSLPAGTVRWGHKVTGTRALGEGRHEVTFADGTTVTADLLVGADGAWSRVRPLLSAATPEYAGTSVVETYLYDADTRHPAAAKAVGGGSMIAPSPGRQFFAHRESGDTLHIYVALAEPLDWFAAIDFTDPESATARIAAEFADWAPELTALITDTDTAPVLRPHYALPTDHRWDRVPGVTLLGDAAHLAIPNGEGANLAMLDGAELGRAIAARPDDIEAALTEYEQVMFPRSAEIAASEDAEIHRVDSEANTAQGLIDMFFEKGQ